The following coding sequences are from one Paenibacillus sp. JDR-2 window:
- a CDS encoding NUDIX hydrolase — translation MTMPTHILAVGGIVENDRGDVLLVKTQHDGWVFPGGQVEVGENLNDALIREIEEESGIACVVSQLIGVYSNTCMYKWHDGVTDVPTKLMLDFVCRPVGGSLQTSEETSEVCWVRKERVLDLIHSLAIRTRYQAYLDFNGTVTYMDYVTKPDFVIKLERNV, via the coding sequence ATGACGATGCCTACTCATATTTTGGCTGTTGGCGGTATTGTGGAGAATGATCGAGGCGATGTCCTGCTTGTGAAAACCCAGCATGACGGATGGGTGTTCCCGGGCGGGCAGGTGGAAGTCGGGGAGAATTTAAATGATGCTCTTATTCGTGAAATCGAGGAAGAGAGCGGGATTGCATGCGTTGTCTCGCAATTGATCGGCGTATACTCGAATACTTGCATGTACAAATGGCATGATGGGGTAACCGATGTGCCAACCAAGCTGATGCTGGATTTTGTATGCCGCCCGGTAGGCGGTTCCTTGCAAACTTCCGAAGAAACCTCGGAGGTATGCTGGGTCCGGAAGGAGAGGGTGCTTGACTTGATCCATTCCCTGGCGATTCGGACAAGGTATCAGGCTTACTTGGATTTTAACGGTACGGTTACTTATATGGATTACGTTACGAAACCCGACTTCGTTATTAAACTGGAAAGGAATGTCTAG
- a CDS encoding DUF6081 family protein, whose protein sequence is MSKQWVLGDFDTILDEGKIWTIGGFPLPDGTFWQYREPDAVVIVRNGILYVRAPLSRKHDKIQILDNAKHMYYSAKPVEVPEKGEISFELQIRARSQNTAPGDLYDGYASLNLLDFTTGGALDFFAGNDKYASVYAVLPFPGVSVPETDKTRYFCVFKESTDFQAREFNTYKITYNRENDEIVFYVNGTEVRREHNVPVKFNQFTVALGIMTEKDLSPEGSVSVHGQTVIGEYSPITITVTE, encoded by the coding sequence ATGAGCAAACAATGGGTGCTTGGAGATTTTGATACGATCCTTGACGAAGGCAAAATATGGACGATTGGCGGCTTCCCGCTGCCGGACGGTACGTTCTGGCAATACCGCGAGCCGGATGCGGTGGTTATTGTACGCAATGGCATTCTTTACGTACGCGCTCCGCTTAGCCGCAAGCATGACAAGATTCAGATTCTCGATAATGCCAAGCATATGTATTATTCGGCGAAGCCGGTGGAAGTGCCGGAGAAGGGCGAGATCAGCTTCGAGCTCCAGATCCGTGCCCGTTCGCAGAACACGGCGCCTGGCGATTTGTACGACGGTTATGCTTCGTTGAACCTGCTTGACTTCACAACGGGAGGCGCTCTGGACTTCTTTGCAGGCAACGACAAATACGCAAGCGTTTATGCGGTTCTGCCATTCCCGGGCGTTTCGGTGCCGGAGACGGACAAGACAAGATATTTCTGCGTATTCAAGGAATCAACCGATTTCCAGGCCCGCGAGTTTAATACGTACAAAATTACGTACAACCGCGAAAATGACGAAATCGTCTTTTATGTAAACGGTACGGAAGTGCGCAGAGAGCATAACGTACCGGTCAAATTCAACCAGTTCACGGTAGCGCTTGGCATTATGACGGAAAAGGATTTGTCGCCGGAAGGAAGCGTATCCGTTCATGGACAGACGGTTATCGGAGAATATTCGCCGATTACGATTACGGTAACCGAATAA
- a CDS encoding aspartate aminotransferase family protein, protein MSANQDEANLIAKDRQYVWHAMTPYNEQAPPMVVKEGQGSWITDSRGNRYLDGMSGLWCVNVGYGREELARAAYEQLKTMSYYPMTQTHEPAIRLAEKLNDWLEDDYVIFYSNSGSDANEVAFKIARQYHEQSGAPSRYKFISRYRAYHGNSMGALAATGQAQRKYRYEPLAGGFLHVRPPDSYRRPDGMTVEQFNLQCAQAIEETIIWEGQETIAAVIMEPAITGGGVLVPEPIYLEKVRDICTRHGVLLIIDEVICGFGRSGRKFGHMNYGIKPDIVTMAKGLTSGYLPLSATAVRKDIYEAFKGKDMYSHFRHLNTFGGAPAACALALANLEILERERLVDRSAALGERLIEGLADLKEHPIVGDIRSFGFLVGIELVSDKRTKEPYPLSGVVRIIGECKAKGLIIGKNGDTVAGYNNVLTISPPLSSTDEDMAFIIQTLKDVFEHI, encoded by the coding sequence ATGTCAGCTAACCAGGATGAAGCGAATTTGATTGCCAAGGACCGTCAATACGTATGGCATGCTATGACGCCCTATAACGAGCAGGCACCTCCGATGGTCGTTAAGGAAGGACAAGGCTCATGGATTACGGATAGCCGGGGTAACCGGTACTTGGACGGGATGTCCGGTCTTTGGTGCGTGAATGTGGGGTATGGCCGGGAAGAGCTGGCGCGCGCGGCTTATGAGCAGCTCAAAACCATGTCCTACTATCCGATGACGCAAACCCACGAGCCGGCGATCCGACTGGCGGAAAAGCTGAATGACTGGCTGGAGGACGATTATGTCATCTTCTATTCGAACAGCGGGTCTGACGCGAACGAAGTAGCGTTTAAGATTGCAAGGCAATATCATGAACAATCCGGTGCGCCCAGCCGCTACAAGTTTATTTCCCGATACCGGGCATACCATGGCAATTCGATGGGTGCTTTAGCCGCAACCGGGCAAGCCCAGCGCAAATATAGGTATGAACCGCTTGCCGGAGGTTTCCTTCACGTCCGTCCGCCAGACAGCTACAGGCGTCCGGATGGGATGACGGTCGAGCAATTTAATTTGCAATGCGCGCAGGCGATTGAAGAGACGATCATATGGGAAGGGCAGGAGACGATCGCGGCAGTCATTATGGAACCTGCGATTACCGGCGGGGGAGTCCTTGTGCCTGAGCCTATTTATCTCGAAAAGGTTCGGGACATCTGCACAAGGCATGGCGTTCTGCTTATTATCGACGAAGTGATCTGCGGCTTTGGCCGTTCGGGCCGCAAGTTTGGCCATATGAATTACGGCATCAAGCCGGATATTGTCACGATGGCAAAAGGATTAACCAGCGGTTATCTGCCTTTGTCCGCGACGGCGGTTCGCAAAGACATCTACGAGGCTTTCAAAGGCAAAGACATGTACAGCCATTTCCGTCATCTGAATACGTTTGGCGGTGCGCCGGCTGCTTGTGCCCTTGCGCTGGCGAATCTTGAGATTCTGGAGCGGGAACGGCTGGTGGATCGGTCGGCCGCGCTTGGCGAACGGCTTATCGAGGGGTTAGCTGACTTGAAAGAGCATCCGATTGTTGGAGATATCCGGAGCTTCGGCTTTCTGGTAGGCATTGAGCTGGTCAGCGATAAACGGACGAAGGAGCCGTATCCGCTGTCTGGCGTTGTCCGAATCATAGGGGAGTGTAAGGCGAAGGGGCTTATAATAGGCAAAAACGGCGATACCGTCGCAGGCTACAATAATGTGCTTACGATCAGTCCGCCGTTGTCTTCCACAGATGAGGATATGGCATTTATCATTCAAACGTTAAAGGATGTATTCGAACATATATAA
- a CDS encoding nitroreductase family protein, whose protein sequence is MSKSLIEAIQARRTYYAISNQSPISDDQIISLVQDAVKYSPSAFNSQSARVVVLLGENHAKLWNIVKETLRKIVPADQFASTEQRVDSFKAGHGSVLFFEDTTVVEGLQNQFPSYADNFPKWSQHSSAIVQYVVWTLLEEQGLGASLQHYNPLIDEEVKQTWNIPASWQLIAQMPFGTPTAEPGEKQFQPIDERVKIFK, encoded by the coding sequence ATTTCGAAATCACTTATTGAGGCTATCCAAGCAAGACGCACTTATTATGCAATCAGCAATCAATCGCCAATTTCGGATGATCAAATCATCAGCCTTGTGCAAGATGCAGTGAAATATTCGCCGTCCGCGTTCAACTCCCAAAGCGCGCGCGTAGTTGTGTTGCTTGGCGAAAATCACGCTAAACTGTGGAACATCGTAAAAGAAACGCTTCGCAAAATCGTGCCTGCCGATCAATTCGCTTCCACGGAACAACGCGTTGACAGCTTCAAAGCCGGCCATGGCTCAGTGCTGTTCTTCGAAGACACAACTGTTGTTGAAGGTCTTCAAAACCAGTTCCCAAGCTATGCCGACAACTTCCCGAAATGGTCGCAGCATTCTTCCGCAATCGTTCAATACGTTGTGTGGACCTTGCTCGAGGAGCAAGGCCTGGGCGCTTCCCTCCAGCACTACAACCCGTTGATCGACGAAGAAGTGAAGCAAACTTGGAACATTCCGGCTAGCTGGCAGCTGATTGCTCAAATGCCGTTTGGTACTCCAACGGCAGAGCCGGGAGAGAAGCAATTCCAGCCAATCGACGAGCGCGTGAAAATTTTCAAATAA
- a CDS encoding YrzA family protein, giving the protein MEFRLDLIDDKVEFFEASDLRTLELKIEQQVENNKALLLQVHQVQHHAAFNANTGKMLYSAVVHFKAKKL; this is encoded by the coding sequence ATGGAATTCCGGTTGGATCTGATTGACGATAAAGTAGAATTTTTTGAAGCTAGCGATCTGCGCACGCTGGAGCTGAAGATCGAGCAGCAGGTCGAGAACAATAAAGCACTGTTGCTGCAGGTTCATCAAGTCCAACACCATGCTGCATTTAACGCCAATACAGGTAAAATGCTGTATAGCGCCGTTGTTCATTTCAAGGCCAAAAAGCTCTAG
- a CDS encoding ABC transporter ATP-binding protein, translating into MTTAKITNPSIVLQLDGLTKKIGNKAIVDGLSFDIAKGEVVGLLGPNGAGKTTTMRMIVGLIGMSEGDVRICGQSVRTNFEKAIRHVGGIIENPEFYPYMTGYDNLKQYQRMTEGVTGARIEEVTKLVGMQEALGKKVKAYSLGMRQRLGIAQALLHEPKLLILDEPTNGLDPAGIKEMREYLKRIAEAEGIAILVSSHLLSEIELMCSRVIVIQEGKFVTARSIGETESPKQKVLTISMQVGNAGQAQEVIGQIDGVEVTQSDSFTNRIAIKLLHDQIPGIVAKLAAEGIAIYRIEEVRATLEEEFMKLTGGNRIA; encoded by the coding sequence ATGACAACGGCAAAAATTACGAATCCGTCAATCGTGCTTCAATTGGACGGTTTAACGAAGAAGATCGGCAACAAAGCGATTGTGGACGGATTATCCTTTGATATTGCAAAGGGAGAGGTTGTGGGATTGCTTGGTCCAAACGGCGCAGGCAAAACAACAACGATGCGGATGATTGTGGGATTAATCGGAATGTCGGAAGGGGACGTGCGAATTTGCGGACAAAGCGTCCGGACGAACTTCGAAAAGGCCATTAGGCATGTCGGAGGAATTATCGAGAACCCCGAGTTCTACCCGTATATGACGGGCTACGATAACTTGAAGCAATACCAGCGGATGACGGAGGGCGTTACCGGCGCCCGGATTGAGGAAGTCACGAAGCTGGTTGGCATGCAGGAGGCACTTGGCAAAAAGGTAAAAGCTTATTCGCTTGGCATGCGCCAGCGTCTTGGTATCGCGCAAGCGCTGCTCCATGAGCCTAAGCTGCTCATTTTGGATGAGCCGACAAACGGCCTGGATCCGGCGGGAATCAAGGAAATGCGCGAGTATTTGAAGAGGATCGCAGAGGCCGAGGGGATTGCGATTCTGGTCTCCAGCCATTTGCTCAGCGAGATTGAGCTGATGTGCAGCCGGGTTATTGTCATTCAAGAGGGCAAGTTTGTTACGGCCCGTTCCATCGGGGAAACGGAATCGCCGAAGCAGAAGGTGCTCACCATCTCCATGCAGGTAGGCAATGCGGGGCAAGCGCAAGAAGTGATCGGCCAGATCGACGGGGTTGAGGTAACGCAAAGCGATTCCTTCACCAACCGGATTGCAATCAAGCTGCTGCACGATCAGATTCCCGGTATTGTCGCGAAGCTTGCGGCGGAAGGCATTGCGATCTACCGGATTGAGGAAGTACGCGCAACCTTGGAAGAAGAGTTTATGAAGCTGACGGGAGGTAACCGCATTGCGTAA
- a CDS encoding methyl-accepting chemotaxis protein translates to MKEWVKKALQWLGARKQLVEGRRKIGVRLLLLTSIITLFNVAAGAFIYTQNLSVSHAVKNANTLTSAQREYEGISNSLLQTLLMMINSIENNNNSQNAEVVDPKERLADMPGQIEHLKKTFEKLDKMFPAAEEQQNYIGQANIYEIAYNDLKSSNVTQFENVTAEMKSALVLRLVNIYLNELEFANQNVNARITVDAAHTDEVLSNSVDTANMIILINVLILAVIPFLFTVGLIRSIRSGLQGIMGRIQAYQHNDFTYNKALDRKDEFGDIDRSLASMGDNLKETIKATLGVSQTVLQMSNQMGDMISRNRTASEQVKGQIDLGTTVLLSQYDDATSISAVTEQISASSQEIAASSDYINKDMQQMRDDSHTGSVDMEGVVQMVNQTVEQFNQVTEAFNRITERYSNVSKFLESIQDVNTQTNLLSLNASIESARAGEHGRGFAVVAEEIRKLSGQTDQISKNISKEMYLIQEDVAASSKSMGAFAEVIFSTKQASTAASDVFKGLEKQSNTLSEQVSEISTAINEITTGITHIVTAVDKLLLTSSEVNGKMEQMGHLSVEQNSISDNLQGMAQNLQQSSHELKEKAAIFKV, encoded by the coding sequence ATGAAGGAATGGGTTAAGAAGGCATTGCAATGGTTAGGTGCAAGAAAACAGCTTGTGGAGGGCAGGAGAAAGATTGGAGTTCGGCTGCTTCTGCTGACCAGCATCATCACTTTATTTAACGTAGCGGCAGGCGCGTTCATCTATACGCAAAATCTGTCGGTATCACATGCCGTCAAGAATGCGAATACGCTGACGAGTGCGCAGCGCGAATATGAAGGAATCTCCAATTCGCTGCTTCAAACGCTTCTGATGATGATCAACTCGATCGAGAACAACAATAACAGCCAGAATGCGGAGGTTGTTGATCCAAAAGAACGTCTGGCCGATATGCCGGGGCAGATCGAGCATTTGAAGAAGACGTTCGAGAAGCTGGACAAGATGTTCCCTGCAGCAGAGGAGCAGCAGAATTACATCGGTCAGGCGAACATCTACGAGATTGCCTACAATGATTTGAAGAGCTCGAATGTTACCCAGTTTGAAAATGTGACAGCCGAGATGAAATCGGCGCTTGTGCTTAGACTCGTTAATATTTATTTGAATGAGCTGGAGTTCGCCAATCAGAACGTCAATGCCCGGATTACCGTAGATGCGGCGCATACGGACGAGGTTCTCTCGAATAGCGTAGACACGGCGAATATGATCATCTTGATAAACGTACTGATTCTGGCCGTTATTCCGTTCCTGTTCACGGTTGGTCTGATCAGAAGCATCAGATCCGGTCTTCAAGGAATTATGGGACGTATTCAAGCTTATCAGCATAATGACTTTACATATAATAAAGCGCTTGACCGCAAAGACGAATTTGGCGATATCGACCGTTCGCTTGCGTCCATGGGCGATAATTTGAAAGAAACTATCAAAGCTACGCTAGGCGTAAGCCAGACCGTTCTCCAGATGTCGAACCAGATGGGCGATATGATCTCGCGCAACCGTACGGCATCCGAGCAGGTGAAAGGGCAGATCGATCTGGGAACTACCGTCCTGCTCTCCCAATATGACGATGCGACTTCCATATCGGCTGTCACGGAGCAGATCTCGGCAAGCTCGCAGGAAATTGCGGCGTCTAGCGATTATATCAACAAAGACATGCAACAGATGAGAGACGACTCCCATACCGGCTCGGTGGATATGGAAGGCGTTGTCCAAATGGTTAACCAGACGGTTGAGCAATTCAACCAGGTAACGGAAGCTTTTAACCGCATTACCGAACGTTACAGCAATGTATCGAAGTTTCTGGAGAGCATTCAGGATGTTAATACGCAGACAAACCTGCTGTCGCTTAATGCATCGATTGAGTCCGCGCGCGCAGGCGAGCATGGACGGGGCTTCGCGGTTGTAGCGGAGGAGATCCGCAAGCTGTCGGGTCAGACTGACCAGATCTCGAAAAATATTTCGAAAGAAATGTACCTGATTCAAGAGGATGTTGCGGCAAGCAGCAAGAGCATGGGTGCTTTCGCCGAAGTGATCTTCTCCACCAAGCAGGCCTCGACCGCTGCAAGCGACGTATTCAAAGGGCTGGAGAAGCAGAGCAATACGTTATCCGAACAAGTCAGCGAGATTTCGACCGCGATTAACGAAATTACTACCGGCATCACTCATATCGTTACAGCCGTGGACAAGCTCTTGCTGACCTCTTCCGAGGTTAATGGCAAGATGGAACAGATGGGGCATTTGTCCGTCGAGCAGAATAGCATTTCCGACAATCTGCAAGGGATGGCGCAGAATTTGCAGCAATCCTCGCATGAACTGAAGGAAAAAGCGGCAATCTTCAAAGTTTAA
- a CDS encoding DUF6886 family protein, with the protein MRLFHFSEESDIDVFVPRVKANRTDMPPVVWAIDEEHQFTFFFPRDCPRIVYTRSEGLTPEDEQRFFGTTAANKVITVETGWYERMKQTTLYRYELPPESFELFDEYAGYYISKETLVPLAVQPLPNLLDLLVELGIEVRFTPSLHPLREAIPQSSIHDFGIHRFQNAQADPRL; encoded by the coding sequence ATGAGACTGTTTCATTTCAGCGAGGAAAGTGATATTGACGTCTTTGTTCCGAGGGTGAAAGCCAACCGGACCGATATGCCGCCCGTTGTCTGGGCTATTGATGAGGAGCATCAATTCACGTTTTTCTTCCCGAGAGATTGTCCCCGGATCGTCTATACGAGATCGGAAGGATTAACCCCCGAGGATGAACAAAGATTTTTCGGCACTACGGCTGCCAACAAGGTCATCACCGTTGAGACCGGCTGGTATGAACGGATGAAGCAAACGACCTTGTACCGTTATGAGCTGCCTCCAGAGTCCTTCGAACTGTTCGACGAATACGCCGGTTACTACATATCCAAGGAAACCTTGGTCCCCCTTGCGGTACAGCCGCTTCCCAATCTGCTTGATCTCTTGGTAGAGCTTGGCATTGAGGTCCGCTTCACCCCAAGTCTGCATCCGCTTAGAGAGGCTATTCCGCAATCCTCCATCCATGACTTCGGAATTCACCGCTTCCAGAATGCGCAAGCCGATCCAAGACTATAA
- a CDS encoding HIT family protein, whose protein sequence is MNCLGCRIASGMEPDLNIVYENEYLTCVLDIVPFNEGHLLILPKQHYLDVEELDSETAQAIMAASQKLSIVLKKIFCPDGISICQNGGLFNDLTHYHMHLIPRYKGDGFSWSEPATPHGAELRLRETRERMVRGLTAHVQKSPFTS, encoded by the coding sequence ATGAATTGTCTTGGCTGCCGCATTGCCAGCGGAATGGAACCGGATCTAAATATCGTTTATGAAAATGAGTATTTGACCTGCGTGCTGGACATTGTTCCGTTTAACGAAGGGCATCTCTTGATTTTGCCTAAGCAGCATTACCTCGATGTAGAAGAGCTCGATTCGGAAACGGCTCAAGCGATTATGGCTGCTTCTCAGAAGCTGTCCATTGTACTAAAGAAAATCTTTTGTCCGGACGGGATTAGTATTTGCCAGAACGGCGGTCTCTTTAACGATCTGACGCATTATCATATGCATCTGATTCCAAGATACAAGGGGGACGGCTTCTCCTGGAGCGAGCCGGCAACTCCTCATGGAGCGGAATTGCGGCTCCGTGAGACGAGAGAGCGCATGGTCCGGGGATTAACGGCGCATGTCCAAAAAAGCCCCTTTACTTCGTGA
- a CDS encoding prenyltransferase, translated as MKQFMKASRIRVLPVMLIPVALGALGAFVWDGNFNFWLLLLTLVGSGAAHLFSNMINDLWDYYNGTDEAAKQAEGVISTNSGYLTNGTWTIRAFATVTWSLFGIAAVSGIILSVISGWPVIVFGGLGGLIAYFYVAPPIRFGYRGKGYSEIAILLSFGILPVAGAYYVQSSQLDYRALLLSLPIGLLTTLILFNHHFLHWQADKQAGKKTLVVVWGEQRALVFSRWLLVLAYVSLVICVLAGALPWYALLGLLTAVPLYAVYGKLKEHNPSHAYLPLMGNSVKATNRCGVILIAALIIQGLL; from the coding sequence ATGAAGCAGTTTATGAAGGCATCGCGGATACGCGTCCTTCCGGTTATGCTAATTCCCGTTGCGCTTGGCGCATTGGGTGCTTTTGTGTGGGACGGCAATTTTAATTTTTGGCTGCTTCTGCTCACGCTTGTCGGTTCGGGCGCAGCGCATTTGTTCTCGAATATGATCAATGATTTGTGGGACTACTACAACGGAACGGATGAAGCTGCCAAACAGGCAGAAGGGGTTATTTCGACAAACTCCGGTTATTTGACGAACGGAACGTGGACGATCCGCGCATTTGCAACCGTGACCTGGTCGCTGTTCGGAATTGCTGCGGTCAGCGGTATTATTTTGTCGGTGATCAGCGGATGGCCGGTTATCGTATTTGGCGGACTTGGAGGACTGATTGCTTATTTCTATGTAGCGCCGCCCATTCGTTTCGGCTATCGCGGTAAAGGGTATAGCGAAATCGCAATTCTGCTGTCGTTTGGTATTTTGCCCGTTGCCGGTGCGTACTATGTGCAGTCCTCGCAGCTGGACTACCGGGCGTTATTGCTTTCGCTTCCGATCGGACTGCTTACCACGCTTATTTTATTCAATCATCATTTCTTGCATTGGCAGGCGGACAAGCAAGCCGGCAAAAAAACGCTGGTTGTCGTATGGGGAGAACAAAGAGCGCTGGTCTTCTCCAGATGGCTGCTGGTGCTCGCTTACGTCTCGCTGGTTATTTGCGTGCTTGCGGGTGCGCTGCCTTGGTACGCGCTGCTTGGATTGTTAACGGCTGTTCCGCTATATGCCGTATACGGCAAGCTGAAGGAGCATAATCCTTCCCACGCCTATTTGCCTCTGATGGGCAATTCGGTTAAGGCAACTAACCGTTGCGGCGTAATTTTGATTGCTGCATTAATCATTCAAGGTCTCTTATAA
- a CDS encoding ABC transporter ATP-binding protein: MESILELSGVTKTYGAKRALDNVSFKIQPGRIIGLLGSNGSGKSTLMKIAAGLMPPSSGQLIICGEPSGQRTKALTSFMPDKPLTESWMRVKDAIGFYKDFYPDFDAAKADEMLQFMKLQPADRISTLSKGMNERLQLTLALSRNAKLYLLDEPIGGVDPVAREKILDAIVKYYNEDSCLIISTHLVRDIERIFDEVILIKNGSIVLQEEVETIRFSQGKSVDELFKEVFAE; encoded by the coding sequence GTGGAATCGATCTTGGAGCTATCGGGAGTAACTAAAACGTATGGAGCCAAGCGTGCGCTGGACAATGTTTCTTTCAAAATCCAGCCCGGCAGGATTATTGGCTTGCTCGGCAGCAACGGCAGCGGCAAAAGCACCTTGATGAAAATCGCCGCGGGCCTTATGCCGCCATCCTCCGGCCAGTTGATTATCTGCGGGGAACCTAGCGGTCAGCGGACCAAAGCTTTGACTTCTTTTATGCCGGATAAGCCGCTGACGGAATCCTGGATGCGGGTGAAGGATGCGATTGGCTTTTATAAAGATTTCTATCCGGACTTTGACGCCGCAAAAGCCGATGAAATGCTGCAATTTATGAAATTGCAGCCTGCGGACAGGATCAGCACGCTTTCCAAAGGGATGAACGAACGGCTGCAGCTGACCCTGGCTTTGTCCCGCAACGCCAAGCTGTATTTGCTTGATGAGCCGATTGGCGGCGTAGACCCGGTTGCCCGCGAGAAAATATTGGATGCGATCGTGAAATATTATAACGAAGACAGCTGTTTGATAATATCCACTCATCTGGTACGGGATATTGAACGGATTTTCGACGAGGTTATATTAATCAAGAACGGAAGCATTGTCCTTCAGGAGGAAGTGGAGACGATCCGGTTCTCGCAAGGCAAAAGCGTGGATGAGCTGTTTAAAGAGGTGTTCGCGGAATGA
- a CDS encoding GntR family transcriptional regulator, whose translation MTIVFDNNMPIYIQIMNYVKKQIITGRLNPGDKIESVRDLALELQINPNTIQRTFQELEREGIVETRRGLGRFVTSRESTIMQIKKEMAGELLERFVQGMRELGFEKDDIVAIVKDAVKDGKAESRIDRSE comes from the coding sequence GTGACAATTGTATTTGACAACAATATGCCGATTTATATTCAGATTATGAACTATGTGAAGAAGCAGATTATTACCGGCAGATTAAATCCCGGGGACAAAATCGAATCGGTACGGGACCTGGCCCTTGAGCTGCAGATAAACCCCAATACGATTCAACGTACGTTCCAGGAGCTGGAGCGGGAAGGCATTGTAGAGACAAGACGAGGACTTGGCCGATTTGTGACGAGTAGGGAGTCGACGATTATGCAAATTAAGAAAGAGATGGCGGGCGAGCTGCTCGAACGCTTTGTTCAGGGGATGAGGGAGCTTGGCTTCGAGAAGGACGATATCGTGGCCATCGTGAAGGATGCCGTAAAAGACGGCAAAGCGGAAAGCCGTATTGACAGGAGTGAATAA
- a CDS encoding DUF2705 family protein, producing MRNFTGLLINEWLKLSKKKSFFVAYAILAVVFAILAFAFYKLSPDGLNSTVDFATGTIMLQAAGQLVPVLAVLAAAGSVTQEYRYGTIKFLLIRAQSRHKILASKYIVSVLYALTLVVTAAVFAVVAGYIVYGGGAGESTWTDFLSNIASLAVYSIIFVTLTFMIGILTKSNGAAIGIGIFSMMVGSLLVMLLSRYAITKYLLFANTDLSVYRSDSVPVEGMTLAFSIVILLVYMALFLSVSFAVFKKRDIA from the coding sequence TTGCGTAACTTTACGGGATTATTAATTAATGAATGGCTTAAGCTCAGCAAAAAGAAATCGTTCTTCGTCGCCTATGCCATTCTCGCTGTTGTTTTCGCGATTTTAGCCTTTGCATTCTACAAATTGTCGCCGGACGGCTTGAATTCCACGGTTGATTTCGCAACAGGCACGATTATGCTTCAAGCCGCAGGCCAGCTCGTTCCGGTTCTTGCCGTTCTAGCCGCGGCAGGCAGCGTTACGCAGGAGTATCGTTACGGTACCATTAAGTTTCTTCTGATCCGGGCGCAAAGCCGCCACAAAATTTTGGCTTCCAAGTATATCGTCTCCGTGCTTTACGCGCTGACGTTAGTCGTAACCGCAGCCGTGTTTGCCGTAGTTGCCGGTTATATCGTATACGGCGGCGGGGCAGGAGAATCGACTTGGACGGATTTTCTTAGCAATATAGCGAGTCTGGCAGTCTATTCGATTATTTTCGTGACGTTGACCTTTATGATTGGGATCCTGACAAAATCAAACGGTGCGGCAATCGGTATCGGCATATTCTCCATGATGGTCGGCAGCCTTTTGGTTATGCTCCTGTCCCGTTATGCGATTACGAAGTATTTACTGTTCGCCAATACAGACTTGTCGGTCTACCGCAGCGATTCCGTGCCGGTTGAAGGGATGACGCTAGCCTTTTCCATTGTTATACTGCTAGTATATATGGCACTGTTCCTATCCGTCAGCTTCGCCGTTTTCAAGAAGCGCGACATCGCTTAA